The Amycolatopsis sp. QT-25 genomic sequence CACCGAAACGAGGTCGGTCACGGTGATCCGCAGTCCCTCGGCGGTCAGCGGCCCGGTGAGCAGCAACGCGGTCAGGAACTGGGAGGACAGCCCGGCGTCCAGCGTCAGTTCCCCGCCCTTGATCCCGGCGGCCCGCACGACCAGTGGATGGTGCCCCGGCGAGCCTTCGAAGGTCAGGTCGACGCCCAGTTCCCGCAACGCGTCGGTCAGCGGCCCCAGCGGCCGGGCGCGCATCTGCGCGGAGGCGTCGAACCGGAAGGTGCCGTGCCCGGCGGCGGCCAGTGCGGGCAGGAAACGCGCGGTGGTGGCGCCGTCGCGGCAGAAGACGTCCGCGCTGTCGACGGCGGGCCCCTCGGGCCTTCCCTCGATCGTCCACTCGCCGGAAGCGCGGGAAACCTGATAGCCGAGGTCGAGGAGACCTTCGGCGAAGCCCTCGGAGTCATCCGAACGCAGCGGCCTGCCCAGCACGGTCGTCCCGTGGGCGGCGGCCGCGAGGAACAGGCCTCGGGCGGTGATCGACTTCGAACCGGGGATGTCGACGATGGTCACGGCGTGAGCATACGGCGTGCCGGACCGGCGAACTCACGTGCTCAGAGGCGCGACACGCGTGATTGGACGCGTAACTCACGTGCTCAGAGGCGTAACTCGCGTGCTCAGGAGGCGCGCGGGAGGCGGCGCCCTGGTGGGGCCGACTCGAGCCAGGAGAGGAAACCGGTGAGGGCGCCGGGGCCCATCGCCATCTCGATCGCCTCCTGCGTGGCGGATTCACACCGCAGGACGATCGAGCCTTCGGGGACGGCGTACGCCTCCGTGCCGGAGGGGTCGCGCCGGTCCGCGATCTCCATGCTCTCCCGCTGGAAGACACGGTCCGGGCCGGTCCGCAGGCTCCACACCCGGAACCAGACGAACTCGTCGCCCTCGTAGCGGCCCAGCCCCAGATGCCAGCTGGACCGCGCCTCGTCCGGACGCCACCGCAGCGCGACGCTCACGCCGCCACCGCGGCGCATCCGGACCCACCGCAACGAATACCAGGCCGCGACGACGGCCAGGACGGTCAGGGCCCCGAGAACACCCACGGCGATTTCCACGGCCCGGCCCCTGTCCTTCGCCCGGTCAGACTGACTGACCGGCCGCGCGGAGCTGGGCGGTCGCCCTGGCCCGCTCTTGCTCGTCGTCGCCGCTCAGCGCCTTCTTGGCCGCATCGACGTCGATCTCGTGCGAAAGCTCCGCGCTTTCGGCGAGGACGCTCACGCCGGTCGCGGTGACCGACAGGAATCCGCCGTGCACCGCGGCGGTCACGGTCTCGCCGTCGGTGGTCGTCACCTTGACGACGCCACCCTCGACGAGCTGACCGAGGACAGGCTCGTGACCGGCCATGATGCCGATCTCGCCCTCGGTGGTCTGCGCCACCACGAACGTGGCGGTACCGGACCAGAGACGGCGCTCGACGGCTACCAGCTCGACAGAAATCTCAGCCACGTAGCTTCCCTTCACTTCAGGTGCTGGCACCGAGTGTAATAGTCGACGATCCCGGTATGCGAACGACGGGACCAGTGTCCACAACAGACACCGATCCCGCCGCTCGCCGGAACATCACTTCTTGGTGATTTCCTTGTACTTCTTCTCGAGGTCTTCGAGGCCACCGATACCCAGGAACGCCTGCTCCGGGTAGTGGTCGAAGTCGCCCTTGCTGATGCGGTCGAAGGACTCGATGGTCTCCGACAGCGGCACGGTCGAGCCCGGGATGTTCGTGAACGCCTCGGCGACCAGCATGTTCTGCGACAGGAACCGCTCGATGCGGCGCGCGCGCTGCACGGTGAGCTTGTCCTCTTCCGAGAGCTCGTCCATCCCGAGGATCGCGATGATGTCCTGCAGCTCCTTGTACTTCTGCAGGATCCGGATGACCTCGGAGGCCACGCGGTAGTGCTCCTCGCCGACGATGGCCGGGTCGAGAATGGTCGACGTCGACGCCAGCGGGTCCACCGCCGGGAAGATGCCCTTCTGGAAGACACCACGCGAAAGCTCGGTGGTGGCGTCCAGGTGGGCGAACGTCGTGGCCGGGGCCGGGTCGGTGTAGTCGTCCGCGGGGACGTAGATCGCCTGCATCGAGGTGATCGACCGGCCACGGGTCGAGGTGATCCGCTCCTGGAGCTGACCCATCTCGTCGGCCAGCGTCGGCTGGTAACCCACGGCCGAAGGCATGCGGCCCAGCAGGGTCGACACCTCGGAACCGGCCTGGGTGAACCGGAAGATGTTGTCGATGAAGAGCAGCACGTCCTGGTTCTGCACATCGCGGAAGTACTCCGCCATGGTCAGCGCGGACAGCGCGACCCGCATCCGGGTGCCCGGCGGCTCGTCCATCTGACCGAAGACGAGGGCGGTGTCGTTGATGACGCCGTCCTCGGACATCTCCAGGAAGAGGTCGTTGCCCTCACGGGTGCGCTCGCCGACCCCGGCGAACACCGAGGTACCACCGAAGTTCCGGGCGACACGGGTGATCATCTCCTTGATGAGCACCGTCTTGCCGACGCCGGCACCGCCGAACAGGCCGATCTTGCCACCCTGCACGTACGGGGTCAGCAGGTCGACGACCTTGAGGCCGGTCTCCAGCATCTCCGTCTTGCCCTCGAGCTGGTCGAAGGACGGCGGGTTGCGGTGGATGCCCCAGCGCTCGAGGTCGTCGCCGTAGCCGGGCTCGTCGAGGCACTCGCCGAGCGCGTTGTAGACGTGGCCCTTGACCTTGTCGCCCACCGGCACGGTGATGGGGCCACCGGTGTTGGTGACCTCGGCGCCACGGACGAGGCCGTCCTGCGGCTGGAGCGAGATGGTGCGGACGAGGTTGTCACCGAGGTGGCTGGCGACCTCGAGCGTCACCGTCTTGCGGAGCTGCTCGAACTCGATTTCGACCTTGAGCGCGTTGAACTGGTCGGGGACGGAACCGCGCGGGAATTCGACGTCGACGACCGGGCCGGTCACCGAGACGATGCGCCCCTTGGCACGGGCTTCAGTACTGGTCATCAGTCATCACTTCCTGCTGCGGTGAGAGCGTTCGCCCCACCGACGATTTCGGAGATCTCCTGGGTGATCTGCGCCTGGCGGGCCTGGTTCGCCTCCCGCGTCAACGTGTTCACCAGTTCGTTCGCGTTGTCCGACGCCGCCTTCATCGCGGTGCGGCGGGCGGCGAGTTCGGACGCGGCCGACTCGAGCATCGCCGCGAAGATCCGCGTGTTGATGTACTTCGGCAGCAACGCGGAGAGCAGCTTCTCGGCACTGGGCTCGAACTCGTAGCTCGGGAGCAGGCTTTCCGGCTTCTCTTCTTCGCCCTCGGTGTACTCGACCTCGAGCGGCGCGACGCGCTTGGCGGTCGGACGCTGGGTGAGCATCGAGACGAACTCGGTGTAGACGACGTGGATCTCGTCGACACCCAGGATGCCGTCGGCGTTGCCCGCCTCGTCGTCGGCGCCGTTCAGGAACGACTCGACGATGAGCTCACCGGCTTCGACGGCGTTGGTGTAACCGGGCTGGTCGGAGAAACCCGTCCAGCCTTCGGTCACCTCGCGGCCGCGGAACCGGTAGTAGCTCAGGCCCTTGTTGCCGGTCACGTACAGCACCGGCTCCTTGCCCTGTTCACGCAGCAGCGTGAGGAGCTCCTCGGTCGCCTTCAGCACGTTGGAGTTGTATCCACCGCACTGGCCCTTGTCGCTGGTGATCACGAGGACCGCCGCCCGCTTCGGGTCGGGGCGCTCGACCAGCAGCGGATGGTCGAGGTTGGCCGAGGCGCCGGCCAGGGCCGAGAGCACGTTCGTGATCTCGTCCGAGTAGGGCCGGGACGCCGCGACCTTCGCCCGCGCCTTGGTGATGCGCGCGGTGGCGATGAGCTCCATCGCCTTGGTGATCTTGCCGATGGACTTGGTCGCCTTGATACGCGACCGGAGTTCTCGGAGTTGTGCGGCCATGAGCTATCAGCTCACTTCTTCGGTGCGGGCTTGTTGACCTTGACGGTCTCCTGCCCGACCTTCTCGGCGTCCATCGCGTCGGAGACCTCGAGGAGGCTCTTGCCCTCGGCGGTGGTGAACTCCCTCTTG encodes the following:
- the atpD gene encoding F0F1 ATP synthase subunit beta; the encoded protein is MTSTEARAKGRIVSVTGPVVDVEFPRGSVPDQFNALKVEIEFEQLRKTVTLEVASHLGDNLVRTISLQPQDGLVRGAEVTNTGGPITVPVGDKVKGHVYNALGECLDEPGYGDDLERWGIHRNPPSFDQLEGKTEMLETGLKVVDLLTPYVQGGKIGLFGGAGVGKTVLIKEMITRVARNFGGTSVFAGVGERTREGNDLFLEMSEDGVINDTALVFGQMDEPPGTRMRVALSALTMAEYFRDVQNQDVLLFIDNIFRFTQAGSEVSTLLGRMPSAVGYQPTLADEMGQLQERITSTRGRSITSMQAIYVPADDYTDPAPATTFAHLDATTELSRGVFQKGIFPAVDPLASTSTILDPAIVGEEHYRVASEVIRILQKYKELQDIIAILGMDELSEEDKLTVQRARRIERFLSQNMLVAEAFTNIPGSTVPLSETIESFDRISKGDFDHYPEQAFLGIGGLEDLEKKYKEITKK
- a CDS encoding F0F1 ATP synthase subunit epsilon — translated: MAEISVELVAVERRLWSGTATFVVAQTTEGEIGIMAGHEPVLGQLVEGGVVKVTTTDGETVTAAVHGGFLSVTATGVSVLAESAELSHEIDVDAAKKALSGDDEQERARATAQLRAAGQSV
- a CDS encoding F0F1 ATP synthase subunit gamma yields the protein MAAQLRELRSRIKATKSIGKITKAMELIATARITKARAKVAASRPYSDEITNVLSALAGASANLDHPLLVERPDPKRAAVLVITSDKGQCGGYNSNVLKATEELLTLLREQGKEPVLYVTGNKGLSYYRFRGREVTEGWTGFSDQPGYTNAVEAGELIVESFLNGADDEAGNADGILGVDEIHVVYTEFVSMLTQRPTAKRVAPLEVEYTEGEEEKPESLLPSYEFEPSAEKLLSALLPKYINTRIFAAMLESAASELAARRTAMKAASDNANELVNTLTREANQARQAQITQEISEIVGGANALTAAGSDD
- a CDS encoding DUF2550 domain-containing protein yields the protein MEIAVGVLGALTVLAVVAAWYSLRWVRMRRGGGVSVALRWRPDEARSSWHLGLGRYEGDEFVWFRVWSLRTGPDRVFQRESMEIADRRDPSGTEAYAVPEGSIVLRCESATQEAIEMAMGPGALTGFLSWLESAPPGRRLPRAS